In Salvelinus alpinus chromosome 22, SLU_Salpinus.1, whole genome shotgun sequence, one genomic interval encodes:
- the LOC139549797 gene encoding class A basic helix-loop-helix protein 9, which yields MSLSSQSTVPRRSVGTRPAMSSHAILTKSEFSEEEQEGILLGLDEEKDSGSEDSEAGSKNSSESKGGTAGSCPDVKRRSRPVRSKSRRVAANVRERKRILDYNQSFNALRMVLKHDLNGKRLSKIATLRRAINHISSLTVFLRSHPSPSALPGGHPTCTHAECLRGQPSAGIEEAMLVLGKDRERERGFQIPVETYCLQHKPLHWSQHHQPSLQDHGAHKAPIILPPELQPYTDTPGGGHPSPSCLPSPSYAHFSPTETQFYTPSHPHEELSSPPYYISSEWSGGSGYPFGVRANCRPNHTDSFSDSSPAVSFTWQLGYLQGSAGYQQFLTMY from the coding sequence ATGAGCCTGTCTTCTCAGAGTACAGTACCGAGGAGGAGTGTGGGCACcaggccagccatgagcagccacgCTATTCTCACCAAGTCAGAGTTctctgaggaggagcaagaggGGATTCTGCTGGGTTTGGATGAGGAGAAGGACAGTGGCAGCGAGGACAGCGAGGCTGGCTCAAAGAACTCTTCAGAGAGCAAGGGCGGCACGGCCGGCAGCTGCCCTGATGTGAAGAGACGCAGTCGTCCTGTCCGCTCCAAATCCCGCCGTGTGGCCGCCAATGTTCGCGAGCGAAAACgtatcctggactacaaccagtCTTTCAATGCACTGCGCATGGTGCTCAAACATGACCTCAACGGCAAGCGACTGTCCAAGATCGCCACTCTGAGACGTGCCATCAACCACATCTCTTCGCTGACCGTCTTCCTGCGCTCCCACCCCAGCCCCAGTGCCCTGCCAGGAGGACATCCAACCTGCACCCACGCAGAGTGCCTCAGAGGGCAGCCCTCGGCTGGAATTGAGGAGGCCATGCTGGTCCTGGggaaggacagggagagagagaggggcttccAGATCCCGGTGGAGACCTACTGTCTGCAGCATAAGCCGTTGCACTGGAGTCAACACCACCAGCCGTCCCTGCAGGATCACGGTGCCCACAAGGCTCCCATCATTCTGCCTCCAGAGCTCCAGCCCTACACAGACACCCCAGGAGGAGGACACCCCAGCCCTTCGTGCCTGCCATCCCCATCCTATGCTCACTTCTCCCCCACTGAGACCCAGTTCTACACACCCTCGCACCCTCACGAGGAGTTGAGCAGCCCCCCGTACTACATCAGCAGCGAGTGGAGTGGGGGGTCAGGGTACCCGTTTGGAGTGAGGGCCAATTGTCGCCCGAACCACACTGACAGCTTCTCAGACTCCTCTCCTGCTGTGTCCTTCACGTGGCAGCTGGGTTACCTGCAAGGCTCAGCTGGCTACCAACAGTTCCTTACCATGTACTGA